A genome region from Bradyrhizobium sp. WSM1417 includes the following:
- a CDS encoding methyl-accepting chemotaxis protein has translation MLATISIRAKIISVVAFLLVAMAGMGLLAVMKMRAINANTVDITTNWMPSVRVLGDLRAGVITYRNVIREHMLSETLDEKLAMEKTLATVIEANTKFRKTYEDMITSPEERVLYGEWSKLWEEYKKGTQEVMALSRKDANKVPHEAHELNTKTVNKIGLQADEVLRKDIELNTKGGDQAAADGADSYYHAFMLVAIILAAAVIIGIGVGFYLVRDVSSGINSIIEPMQALGKGELSAEVPHRGEKTEIGAMADVLQIFKEALIAKKAADEAAAADAEAKIERGRRVDNITREFETMIGEIVQTVSSASTQLEASASTLTSTADRSQRLATTVAGASEEASTNVQSVASATEEMASSVGEISRQVQESARMAGDAVGQARTTTERVSELSKAASRIGDVVELINTIAGQTNLLALNATIEAARAGEAGRGFAVVASEVKALAEQTAKATGEIGQQISGIQAATNDSVGAIKEISSTIERLSEISSAIAAAVEEQGAATQEIARNVQQAAQGTQQVSSNITDVQRGATETGTAFSQVLSAAQMLSKDSNRLKTEVSKFLTNVRAA, from the coding sequence ATGCTCGCCACCATTTCCATTCGCGCCAAGATCATCAGTGTCGTGGCGTTCCTGCTGGTCGCGATGGCTGGCATGGGCCTGCTCGCCGTCATGAAGATGCGGGCCATCAACGCCAACACCGTCGACATCACCACGAACTGGATGCCCAGCGTGCGCGTGCTCGGTGACCTGCGTGCCGGCGTGATCACTTACCGCAACGTCATCCGAGAGCATATGCTGTCGGAAACGCTGGACGAGAAGCTCGCGATGGAAAAGACCCTCGCGACTGTGATCGAGGCCAACACCAAGTTTCGCAAAACTTACGAGGACATGATCACCTCGCCTGAAGAACGGGTACTCTACGGTGAATGGTCGAAGCTCTGGGAGGAGTACAAGAAGGGTACCCAGGAGGTCATGGCGCTGTCGCGCAAGGACGCCAACAAGGTCCCGCACGAAGCGCATGAGCTGAACACGAAGACGGTCAACAAGATCGGGCTTCAGGCCGACGAGGTCCTGCGCAAGGACATCGAGCTCAACACCAAGGGCGGCGACCAGGCCGCTGCGGATGGCGCCGACAGCTATTATCACGCGTTCATGCTCGTCGCGATCATTCTCGCCGCCGCTGTCATTATCGGCATCGGCGTCGGCTTCTACCTCGTCCGGGACGTCTCCAGCGGCATCAATTCGATCATCGAGCCGATGCAGGCGCTGGGCAAGGGCGAGCTTTCCGCCGAAGTCCCTCATCGCGGCGAGAAGACCGAGATCGGCGCGATGGCCGACGTGCTCCAGATCTTCAAGGAAGCGCTGATCGCCAAGAAGGCCGCCGACGAGGCTGCCGCGGCCGATGCGGAAGCCAAGATCGAGCGCGGCCGCCGCGTCGACAACATCACCCGCGAATTCGAAACGATGATCGGCGAGATCGTCCAGACCGTGTCGTCGGCCTCAACCCAACTCGAAGCCTCCGCCTCGACGCTGACCTCGACCGCCGACCGCTCGCAGCGGCTGGCGACCACCGTTGCAGGAGCGTCGGAGGAAGCCTCGACCAACGTGCAGTCGGTGGCCTCGGCCACCGAGGAGATGGCCTCATCGGTCGGCGAGATCAGCCGCCAGGTCCAGGAATCGGCCCGCATGGCGGGCGATGCCGTCGGCCAGGCGCGCACCACCACCGAGCGCGTCAGCGAGCTCTCCAAGGCAGCGTCGCGCATCGGCGACGTCGTCGAGCTCATCAACACCATCGCAGGCCAGACCAACCTGTTGGCGCTGAACGCGACCATTGAAGCCGCACGCGCCGGCGAAGCCGGCCGCGGCTTTGCGGTTGTCGCCTCCGAGGTGAAGGCGCTCGCCGAGCAGACCGCGAAGGCGACCGGTGAGATCGGCCAGCAGATCTCCGGCATCCAGGCGGCGACCAACGACTCGGTCGGCGCGATCAAGGAGATCTCGTCGACCATCGAGCGTCTGTCGGAGATCTCGTCGGCGATCGCGGCGGCCGTGGAAGAGCAGGGCGCGGCGACCCAGGAGATCGCCCGCAACGTCCAGCAGGCAGCGCAGGGCACCCAGCAGGTTTCCTCCAACATCACCGACGTGCAGCGCGGCGCGACCGAGACCGGTACGGCCTTCTCGCAGGTGCTGTCGGCGGCACAGATGCTGTCGAAAGACTCGAACCGGCTCAAGACCGAAGTCAGCAAGTTCCTGACCAACGTCCGCGCGGCGTAA
- a CDS encoding methyl-accepting chemotaxis protein — MRKNLPVTDVEYPVSDETLIVSRTDLKGKLTYFNDDFLAAAGFTSAELMGQPHNIVRHPDMPPEAFDNLWDTLKASKPWLGAVKNRRKNGDFYWVLATASPIRADGQVTGFTSIRTKLPADQRKLAEEVYAAIREKKPHGYRVDAGIIRRRSLLDHFAIFTRTLKARLVTTMALQLLFVLALGIGGALSTGGTTSLSLALLAVAGAAVLGFAGLTTMRAVQGPMQQLNETLVNLVQDKLDNRIVIQRDDEIGEALRNLQTVQTIIRFSRDEVQAVQRRAAGQRKADMTKLADGFEAAVSEIVETVSSAATELEASASTLTSTAGRAQELATVVASASEEASTNVHSVASAAEEMSSSVREISRQVQESARIAGEAVSQAQSTTERVSELSRAASRIGDVVELINAIAGQTNLLALNATIEAARAGEAGRGFAVVASEVKALAEQTAKATGEIGQQIGGIQTATQESVGAIGEISGTIARLSEISSAIAAAVEEQGAATQEIARNVQQAAQGTQQVSANVGEVQHGASETGSASSQVLSAAQMLSRDSSRLKLEVGKFLDSVRAA; from the coding sequence ATGCGCAAGAATTTACCCGTCACCGATGTCGAATATCCCGTCAGCGACGAGACGCTGATCGTCTCCCGGACCGACCTCAAGGGCAAGCTCACTTACTTCAACGACGATTTCCTTGCCGCTGCGGGCTTCACGTCCGCGGAGCTGATGGGCCAGCCGCACAATATCGTCCGTCACCCCGACATGCCCCCGGAGGCGTTCGACAATCTCTGGGACACGCTGAAGGCCAGCAAGCCCTGGCTCGGCGCGGTGAAGAACCGCCGCAAGAACGGCGATTTCTACTGGGTGCTGGCGACGGCATCGCCGATTCGCGCGGACGGCCAGGTCACGGGATTTACGTCGATCCGCACCAAGCTGCCAGCCGACCAGCGCAAACTGGCCGAAGAGGTCTACGCGGCGATCCGCGAGAAGAAGCCGCATGGTTATCGCGTTGACGCCGGCATCATCCGCCGCCGCTCGCTGCTCGACCATTTTGCGATCTTCACCAGGACGCTGAAGGCGCGCCTGGTCACCACGATGGCGCTCCAGTTGCTGTTCGTGCTCGCGCTTGGCATCGGCGGAGCGCTCTCGACCGGCGGTACGACCAGCCTGAGCCTGGCGCTGCTGGCCGTCGCCGGCGCTGCCGTCCTCGGCTTCGCCGGCCTCACGACCATGCGCGCTGTCCAGGGCCCTATGCAGCAGCTCAACGAGACCTTGGTCAACCTCGTCCAGGATAAGCTGGACAACCGCATCGTGATCCAGCGCGACGACGAGATCGGCGAAGCGCTGCGCAACCTCCAGACCGTGCAGACCATCATCCGCTTCAGCCGCGACGAGGTGCAGGCGGTGCAGCGCCGCGCCGCGGGACAGCGCAAGGCCGACATGACAAAGCTTGCCGACGGCTTCGAGGCCGCGGTCAGCGAAATCGTCGAGACCGTGTCCTCGGCGGCGACCGAACTCGAGGCCTCGGCCTCGACGCTGACCTCGACCGCCGGTCGGGCGCAGGAATTGGCGACGGTGGTCGCGTCCGCCTCGGAAGAAGCTTCCACCAATGTCCATTCAGTGGCGTCCGCGGCCGAAGAGATGTCCTCCTCGGTGCGTGAGATCAGCCGGCAGGTGCAGGAATCCGCCCGGATCGCAGGGGAGGCCGTCAGCCAGGCGCAATCCACCACCGAACGTGTCAGCGAATTGTCGCGGGCGGCGTCGCGGATCGGCGACGTCGTCGAGCTCATCAACGCCATTGCAGGCCAGACAAATCTGCTGGCGCTGAATGCGACGATCGAGGCGGCTCGTGCCGGCGAGGCCGGCCGCGGCTTTGCGGTGGTTGCCTCGGAGGTGAAGGCGCTTGCCGAGCAGACGGCCAAGGCCACCGGCGAAATCGGCCAGCAGATCGGCGGCATTCAGACGGCGACGCAGGAATCGGTCGGTGCCATCGGCGAGATCAGCGGCACGATCGCCCGCTTGTCGGAGATCTCCTCGGCGATCGCGGCGGCGGTGGAGGAGCAGGGCGCGGCGACCCAGGAGATCGCTCGCAACGTGCAGCAGGCGGCCCAAGGCACCCAGCAGGTGTCGGCCAATGTCGGCGAGGTTCAGCACGGTGCTTCCGAAACCGGCTCGGCGTCCTCGCAAGTGTTGTCGGCCGCGCAGATGCTGTCGCGCGACTCGAGCCGCCTCAAGCTCGAAGTCGGCAAGTTCCTGGACTCGGTCCGCGCCGCATGA
- a CDS encoding efflux RND transporter permease subunit, protein MIALVRIALSRPYTFVVLALLLLIIGPLAALRTPTDIFPDIRIPVIGVVWQYTGLPPDQMSGRITTPFQRALTTTVNDIEHITANSYNGFGIIKIFFQPNVDIRTANAQVTAISQTLIKQMPPGATPPLILNYSASTVPIVQVALSGDGLTEQNLADIGINQLRTPLVTVPGAAIPYPFGGKQRQIQIDLDPTALQARGLSGQDVANALAAQNLITPVGTQKIGQFEYIIQLNNSPLKIDELGNLPIKTVNGAMVYVRDVATIRDGNPPQTNIVHVDGNRSVLMMVLKAGATSTLDIIAGIKQKVIDVKDQLPDALKIGFIGDQSVFVRGAIEGVAFEGVIAALLTSVMILLFLGSWRSTVIIAVSIPLSVLGAIIMLSAIGETLNIMTLGGLALAVGILVDDATVTIENINYHLEQGKPVEQSILDGANQIVTPAFVSLLCICIVFVPMFFLTGVARFLFVPMAEAVMFAMIWSFLLSRTLVPTMANYLLQAHVHHEDGPPKSRNPLVWFQRGFEARFERIRGGYHNFLGLALAHRPVFVIGFLCVVGASFALVPFLGRNFFPAVDAGNILMHVRTQVGTRVEETANQLADVQKAIRKLIPGEIETLTDNIGMPISGINMTYNNTGVIGPQDGDIQIKLKEGHKPTEEHVRVLREQLPRLFPGVSFAFLPADIVSQILNFGAPAPIDLQIRGANLSANFAYANTLLAKVRRIPGVADARIQQSPNNPTFNIDVDRTRAQYVGLTERDVTNSLVVNLAGSSQVAPTYYLNPDNGVSYSIVMQTPQYQMDSLSALQTLPITAAGNTQSPILGGIADIRRSTSSAVVSQYDIQSMVQIFATTSGRDLGAVATDIRQVIADTAKEVPKGSSVVLLGQVQTMNSAFTGLLFGLLGAVVLIYFLIVVNFQSWSDPFVIITALPAALAGIVWMLFATETTLSVPALTGAIMCMGVATANSVLVISFARERYEELGDPIAAALEAGFVRFRPVLMTALAMIIGMAPMALGLGEGGEQNAPLGRAVIGGLIFATFATLMFVPVVFSMVHKKQGAKAAALQETPHVAH, encoded by the coding sequence ATGATTGCTCTGGTCCGTATTGCCCTGAGCCGGCCCTACACGTTTGTCGTGCTCGCGCTCCTGCTCCTGATCATTGGACCGCTGGCGGCGCTGCGGACGCCGACCGACATCTTCCCGGACATCCGCATCCCCGTGATCGGGGTGGTCTGGCAATACACCGGCCTGCCGCCCGACCAGATGTCGGGTCGCATCACCACGCCGTTTCAGCGCGCGCTGACGACGACGGTCAACGACATCGAGCACATCACCGCCAATTCCTATAACGGCTTTGGCATCATCAAGATCTTCTTCCAGCCGAACGTCGACATCCGCACCGCCAACGCGCAGGTCACCGCCATCTCGCAGACGCTGATCAAGCAGATGCCGCCGGGCGCGACGCCGCCTCTGATCCTGAACTACTCCGCCTCCACCGTGCCGATCGTCCAGGTGGCGCTGTCGGGCGACGGGCTGACCGAGCAGAACCTCGCCGATATCGGCATCAACCAGCTCCGTACGCCGCTGGTCACCGTGCCAGGCGCCGCGATCCCTTATCCGTTCGGCGGCAAGCAGCGCCAGATCCAGATCGACCTCGACCCGACCGCGCTCCAGGCGAGGGGCCTCTCCGGCCAGGACGTCGCCAACGCGCTCGCGGCCCAGAACCTGATCACGCCGGTCGGCACCCAGAAGATCGGGCAGTTCGAATACATCATTCAGCTCAACAACTCGCCGCTGAAGATCGACGAGCTCGGCAATCTGCCGATCAAGACCGTCAACGGCGCGATGGTCTATGTGCGCGATGTCGCGACCATCAGGGACGGCAACCCGCCGCAGACCAACATCGTCCATGTCGACGGCAACCGTTCGGTGCTGATGATGGTGCTGAAGGCGGGCGCGACCTCGACGCTCGACATCATCGCGGGCATCAAGCAGAAGGTGATCGACGTCAAGGACCAGCTGCCGGACGCGCTCAAGATCGGCTTCATCGGCGACCAGTCGGTGTTCGTCCGCGGCGCCATCGAAGGCGTCGCGTTCGAAGGCGTGATCGCGGCGCTGCTCACCAGCGTCATGATCCTGTTGTTCCTCGGCAGCTGGCGCTCGACCGTGATCATCGCGGTCTCGATTCCGCTCTCCGTGCTCGGCGCCATCATCATGCTGTCAGCGATCGGCGAGACGCTGAACATCATGACGCTCGGCGGGCTGGCGCTGGCGGTCGGCATTCTCGTCGACGACGCCACCGTCACGATCGAGAACATCAACTACCATCTGGAGCAGGGCAAGCCGGTCGAGCAGTCGATCCTCGACGGCGCCAACCAGATCGTGACGCCGGCCTTCGTCTCGCTGCTCTGCATCTGCATCGTGTTCGTGCCGATGTTCTTCCTCACCGGTGTGGCGCGCTTCCTGTTCGTGCCGATGGCGGAAGCGGTGATGTTCGCGATGATCTGGTCGTTCCTGCTGTCGCGTACGCTGGTGCCGACCATGGCGAACTATCTGTTGCAGGCGCATGTCCATCACGAGGACGGTCCGCCGAAGTCGCGCAATCCCCTGGTCTGGTTCCAGCGCGGTTTCGAGGCTCGCTTCGAGCGCATTCGCGGCGGCTACCACAATTTCCTCGGGCTCGCGCTGGCGCACCGTCCGGTGTTCGTGATCGGCTTCCTTTGCGTGGTCGGCGCGTCGTTCGCGCTGGTGCCGTTCCTCGGGCGCAACTTCTTCCCCGCGGTCGATGCCGGCAACATCCTGATGCATGTTCGCACCCAGGTCGGCACCCGCGTGGAGGAGACCGCGAACCAGCTCGCCGACGTGCAGAAGGCAATCCGCAAGCTGATCCCGGGCGAGATCGAAACGCTGACCGACAACATCGGCATGCCGATCTCCGGCATCAACATGACCTACAACAACACCGGCGTGATCGGCCCGCAGGATGGCGACATCCAGATCAAGCTGAAGGAAGGCCACAAGCCAACCGAGGAGCATGTGCGCGTGCTGCGTGAGCAATTGCCGCGGCTGTTCCCCGGCGTCAGCTTCGCATTCTTGCCGGCCGACATCGTCAGCCAGATCCTGAACTTCGGCGCGCCGGCGCCGATCGACCTGCAGATCCGCGGCGCCAATCTCAGTGCCAACTTCGCGTATGCCAACACTCTGCTGGCGAAAGTCCGCAGGATTCCCGGGGTCGCGGATGCGCGCATCCAGCAATCGCCGAACAATCCGACCTTCAACATCGATGTCGACCGCACCCGCGCGCAATATGTCGGCCTGACCGAGCGCGACGTCACCAACAGTCTCGTGGTCAATCTTGCCGGCTCCTCGCAGGTGGCGCCGACCTACTACCTCAATCCGGATAACGGCGTGTCCTATTCGATCGTGATGCAGACGCCGCAATACCAGATGGATTCGCTCAGTGCGCTTCAGACGCTGCCGATCACGGCTGCCGGCAATACGCAGTCGCCGATCCTCGGCGGCATCGCCGACATCAGGCGCTCGACCTCGAGCGCGGTGGTCTCGCAATACGACATCCAGTCGATGGTGCAGATTTTCGCCACGACCTCGGGCCGCGATCTCGGTGCGGTCGCGACCGACATCCGCCAGGTGATCGCCGACACCGCCAAGGAGGTGCCGAAAGGCTCTTCGGTGGTGCTGCTCGGCCAGGTGCAGACCATGAACAGTGCCTTCACGGGCCTGCTGTTCGGCCTGCTCGGAGCGGTCGTCCTGATCTATTTCCTGATCGTCGTGAACTTCCAGTCCTGGTCCGATCCCTTCGTGATCATCACGGCGCTGCCGGCCGCACTCGCCGGCATCGTCTGGATGCTGTTCGCCACCGAGACGACGCTGTCGGTGCCGGCGCTGACCGGCGCCATCATGTGCATGGGCGTTGCCACCGCCAACAGCGTGCTCGTGATCTCGTTCGCCCGCGAGCGCTACGAAGAGCTCGGCGATCCCATCGCCGCGGCGCTCGAAGCCGGCTTCGTCCGGTTCCGCCCGGTGCTGATGACCGCGCTCGCCATGATCATCGGCATGGCGCCCATGGCGCTGGGGCTCGGCGAGGGCGGCGAGCAGAATGCGCCGCTCGGCCGCGCCGTGATCGGCGGCCTGATCTTTGCAACCTTCGCCACGCTGATGTTTGTTCCCGTGGTGTTCAGCATGGTACACAAGAAGCAAGGCGCCAAAGCCGCCGCCCTCCAGGAGACCCCGCATGTCGCCCACTGA
- a CDS encoding efflux RND transporter periplasmic adaptor subunit — protein sequence MSPTESRSPVSHRKLGLFGVVALIAAGLVVGTGIRAREEQGSKLKAWTDDQAVPSVAVTLPNAKALNATIDLPGRLEAYYRAPIFARVPGYLKSWSADIGARVKAGQVIAEIEAPDLDQQLLQARADLASQQSSARLSEATLNRRKTLVASNFVSAQEIDERTADLSNKNAAVRSGQANVERLEALAGYKKITAPFDGVVTARDTDVGALINSGGGSGPAMFVVSDITKLRVYINVPQNYVPAIKIGAKAAIVLPEYPNRTFQATVEASSQAVDVASGTTRMQLGLDNSSGELMPGGYASVKLSLQRDSAPLSIPASALIFNGSGLRVATVGPDDKVLFKPVTIARDLGREIELASGIAADDRVITAPPDGLSDGDQVRVTGAGAKGKPATASEKQAPKG from the coding sequence ATGTCGCCCACTGAATCCCGCTCCCCGGTGTCGCACCGGAAACTGGGCCTTTTCGGCGTGGTGGCGCTGATCGCGGCGGGACTGGTCGTTGGCACCGGCATCCGTGCCCGCGAGGAGCAGGGCTCCAAACTGAAGGCATGGACCGATGACCAGGCCGTTCCCAGCGTCGCGGTGACGCTGCCCAATGCCAAGGCTCTCAACGCGACCATCGACTTGCCGGGCCGTCTCGAAGCCTATTATCGCGCGCCGATCTTTGCCCGCGTTCCCGGCTATCTCAAAAGCTGGAGCGCCGATATCGGTGCGCGGGTGAAGGCCGGTCAGGTGATCGCCGAGATCGAGGCGCCCGACCTCGATCAGCAATTGCTTCAGGCCCGCGCCGACCTCGCCAGCCAGCAGTCCAGCGCCAGGCTTTCGGAAGCCACCCTCAACCGCCGCAAGACGCTGGTCGCCTCCAACTTCGTCTCCGCGCAGGAGATCGACGAGCGTACCGCCGATCTCTCCAACAAGAACGCGGCGGTTCGCTCGGGCCAGGCCAACGTCGAACGCCTCGAAGCGCTGGCCGGCTACAAGAAGATCACCGCTCCGTTCGACGGTGTGGTCACGGCGCGCGACACCGACGTCGGTGCGCTGATCAATTCGGGCGGCGGCTCGGGCCCGGCGATGTTCGTGGTCTCCGACATCACCAAGCTGCGCGTCTACATCAACGTGCCCCAGAACTACGTGCCCGCGATCAAGATCGGCGCCAAGGCTGCCATCGTGCTGCCGGAGTATCCGAACCGGACCTTCCAGGCGACGGTGGAGGCTTCCTCACAGGCGGTTGACGTCGCCTCCGGCACGACACGCATGCAGCTTGGTCTCGACAATTCCTCAGGCGAGCTGATGCCCGGCGGCTACGCCAGCGTGAAGCTCAGCCTGCAGCGCGACTCCGCGCCGCTCAGCATTCCCGCCAGCGCGCTGATTTTCAACGGCAGCGGCCTGCGCGTCGCAACTGTCGGTCCGGACGACAAGGTCCTGTTCAAGCCCGTGACCATCGCGCGGGACCTCGGCCGCGAGATCGAGCTCGCCTCGGGAATTGCAGCGGATGATCGCGTCATCACGGCACCACCCGACGGCCTTTCCGACGGCGACCAGGTCCGCGTGACCGGCGCCGGCGCCAAGGGCAAGCCGGCGACCGCGTCGGAAAAGCAGGCGCCGAAGGGGTAG
- a CDS encoding acetyl-CoA acetyltransferase gives MTDQKNTPEDRIPVIVGVGEIVDRPKEITEGLEPLDLLEQALLRAEADAGAKLLGEVQSLDVVNFLSWRYRDPEQLLAQRLGITPARCHYGPVGGESPIRYIHEAAKRIARGECRVAAVCGAEAQSTATKAERAGAKLPWTPFAHDVEEPKRGAAFQKPLAVKLGVFRPVTVYPFYEAASSAHWGQTPREAMAESGTLWSRYSEAAAQNPNAWLKRRYTPDEITTPTADNRLIAWPYNKLMVANPSVNMGGALLLTSLAKARAAGIAEDKLVYPLGGASAEEPRDYLLRDQFYESHPQNAVLRAVMDLAGGDGKKFDAIELYSCFPCVPKMARRTLGLGANVQPTVTGGLTFFGAPLNTYMTHAACAMVRRVRDGAKLGLLYGQGGFVTKHHALVVSKVPPREALAQETSVQASADSNKRAVPEFVTDVSGKGKVESFTVLYGRSGDVEHGVVMLRTEDDRRTLARIPASDTATLAHLLDMNKTPVGSLGEIATAADGVPEWRGG, from the coding sequence ATGACAGACCAGAAAAATACCCCCGAAGACCGCATCCCCGTCATCGTCGGCGTCGGCGAGATCGTCGACCGTCCCAAGGAGATCACCGAGGGCCTCGAGCCGCTCGACCTGCTCGAACAGGCCTTGCTGCGCGCGGAAGCTGATGCCGGGGCAAAGCTGCTCGGCGAGGTGCAGTCGCTCGACGTCGTCAACTTCCTGAGCTGGCGCTATCGCGATCCGGAGCAACTGCTGGCGCAACGGCTCGGCATCACGCCTGCGCGTTGCCACTACGGCCCGGTCGGCGGCGAGAGCCCGATCCGCTACATCCACGAAGCCGCAAAGCGCATTGCGCGCGGTGAATGCAGGGTTGCCGCAGTTTGCGGCGCGGAGGCACAGTCGACCGCGACCAAGGCGGAGCGCGCCGGCGCGAAGCTGCCATGGACGCCGTTCGCCCATGACGTCGAGGAGCCGAAACGCGGCGCAGCGTTCCAGAAACCGCTGGCCGTGAAGCTGGGTGTGTTCCGGCCGGTCACGGTGTATCCGTTCTATGAAGCCGCATCATCCGCCCATTGGGGCCAGACGCCGCGCGAGGCGATGGCAGAGTCGGGTACACTCTGGTCACGCTATTCCGAGGCCGCTGCGCAAAATCCCAACGCCTGGCTGAAGCGGCGCTATACGCCCGACGAAATCACGACGCCGACGGCGGACAACCGCCTGATCGCCTGGCCCTACAACAAGCTCATGGTCGCCAACCCGAGCGTCAACATGGGCGGCGCGCTGCTGCTGACCAGCCTGGCCAAGGCGCGCGCGGCCGGCATCGCCGAGGACAAGCTCGTCTACCCGCTCGGCGGCGCTTCGGCGGAAGAACCGCGCGACTATCTCTTGCGTGACCAGTTTTACGAGAGCCATCCGCAGAACGCCGTCTTGAGGGCCGTGATGGATCTCGCCGGCGGCGACGGCAAGAAATTCGACGCGATCGAGCTCTATAGCTGCTTCCCGTGCGTGCCCAAGATGGCGCGGCGGACGCTGGGCCTGGGTGCGAACGTGCAGCCGACCGTAACAGGCGGCCTCACCTTCTTCGGCGCACCGCTCAACACCTACATGACGCATGCAGCCTGCGCGATGGTGCGGCGTGTGCGCGACGGCGCAAAGCTCGGCCTGCTCTACGGCCAGGGCGGCTTCGTCACCAAGCATCATGCGCTGGTGGTGTCGAAGGTGCCGCCGCGTGAAGCATTGGCACAGGAGACCAGCGTGCAGGCTTCGGCGGATAGCAACAAGCGCGCGGTGCCGGAGTTCGTCACGGATGTCTCAGGCAAGGGCAAGGTTGAGAGCTTTACCGTGCTCTACGGCCGGAGTGGCGATGTCGAGCATGGCGTGGTGATGTTGCGGACCGAAGATGACAGGCGCACACTGGCGCGAATTCCCGCGAGCGATACCGCGACACTGGCGCATCTGCTCGACATGAATAAGACGCCGGTGGGTTCGCTGGGCGAGATCGCGACGGCCGCCGATGGCGTGCCGGAGTGGAGGGGCGGTTAA
- a CDS encoding nitronate monooxygenase, with the protein MKSPICDMLGIDFPLLAFSHCRDVVAAVSRAGGFGVLGATVHTPDTLERELRWIDEHVDGKPYGVDVLIPENISTAGEKNVTWKSLEARVPQEHRNYTRDLLKKYDIELTTTEVADNQPQPFDGRTALELLEVSFKHPIRLIANALGVPPKAMIEMGRKHGVPVAALVGAKEHALRQVAAGVDILVVQGTEAGGHCGEVSTMVLVPEVIKAIKNIRDVPVLAAGGIMTGRQMAACMAMGAAGVWTGSVWLATVESETTEIFREKMIAASSRDAVRSKGRTGKPARQLRSVWTDAWDRAPESPGALPMPLQSIVSRDAFNAIDRAAAGGNAKARDLVSYFVGQGVGLIDSVKSAGAVVQEFKEEFAEGVEHMNALVAE; encoded by the coding sequence ATGAAATCGCCGATCTGCGACATGCTGGGCATCGATTTCCCCCTGCTCGCCTTCAGCCATTGCCGCGATGTCGTCGCCGCCGTCAGCCGCGCCGGCGGATTTGGCGTGTTGGGTGCGACCGTGCACACGCCGGATACCCTCGAACGCGAGTTGAGATGGATCGACGAGCACGTTGACGGCAAGCCTTACGGCGTCGACGTTCTGATCCCCGAAAACATCTCGACTGCGGGCGAGAAGAACGTCACCTGGAAAAGCCTTGAAGCGCGCGTGCCACAGGAGCACCGCAACTACACGCGCGATCTCCTGAAGAAATACGATATCGAACTCACGACCACCGAGGTCGCCGACAACCAGCCGCAGCCGTTCGATGGCAGGACCGCGTTGGAGCTGCTGGAGGTCTCATTCAAGCACCCGATCCGCCTGATCGCCAATGCGCTCGGCGTGCCGCCGAAGGCCATGATCGAGATGGGCAGGAAGCACGGCGTGCCGGTCGCGGCGCTGGTCGGCGCCAAGGAGCACGCGCTGCGCCAGGTCGCGGCCGGCGTCGATATCCTCGTGGTTCAGGGCACCGAAGCCGGCGGCCATTGCGGCGAGGTCTCGACCATGGTGCTGGTGCCTGAGGTGATCAAGGCGATCAAGAATATCCGCGACGTGCCGGTGCTCGCCGCCGGCGGCATCATGACGGGTCGGCAGATGGCGGCCTGCATGGCGATGGGCGCGGCCGGCGTCTGGACCGGCTCGGTGTGGCTTGCCACCGTCGAGTCCGAGACCACGGAGATCTTTCGCGAGAAGATGATCGCGGCATCGTCGCGCGATGCGGTGCGCTCGAAGGGCCGCACCGGAAAGCCGGCACGGCAGCTTCGTTCGGTCTGGACCGACGCCTGGGACCGCGCACCCGAAAGCCCCGGCGCATTGCCTATGCCGCTGCAAAGCATTGTCAGCCGCGACGCCTTCAACGCGATCGACCGCGCGGCGGCGGGCGGCAACGCCAAGGCGCGCGATCTCGTGAGTTACTTCGTCGGCCAGGGCGTCGGGCTGATCGACAGCGTGAAATCGGCCGGCGCGGTGGTTCAGGAATTCAAGGAAGAGTTTGCCGAAGGCGTCGAGCACATGAATGCGCTGGTGGCGGAGTGA